One Heteronotia binoei isolate CCM8104 ecotype False Entrance Well chromosome 20, APGP_CSIRO_Hbin_v1, whole genome shotgun sequence DNA segment encodes these proteins:
- the LOC132588488 gene encoding transmembrane protein 180-like yields the protein MRFISRIHPNAVAYSMTTLGAGMMNSIFNFYYVKLFLNQYKISEGAFHQAQVVFMIWNALNDPLFGYIQDNSKAPCCSRRQASIFYGAPLYALAFLLPWFPWKQYQEGDWLSGLHLVIALCAFDGMLTFVLLAQCALFAETSTRHDSRLQLIKYNQVATLAGSTSILFCGLISNNMENFAHFQIFVILVGATATACMCYTGIYSTTQYEQREGFVESSETGSVERVFSWSSIISLTRQILTQRNFLLFVTMNFFQVFHLAFCSNFMMIFADNLIPKDVLSSSVRSIMYGAGFICPQCLVLISQSPLKKFGYYKVVLFSFYLEAVAAVLMFLLGPDHYYLLAIYLTTNMVIVQASFSLFNLPLADIVDADLKKHKRRSPLSSMVFGTNALFTKPAQSLAPMLVVTMLNQFGYANLNSKLAQPDPNLFLGLHDAMFYMICLVPLCIAAIQILTWTPFSIQNSHLTPIHTEM from the exons ATGAGATTTATTTCAAGAATCCATCCTAATGCTGTGGCTTACTCCATGACCACATTAGGGGCAGGAATGATGAACAGCATATTTAATTTCTACTATGTAAAACTGTTTTTGAACCAGTACAAGATCTCGGAAGGTGCATTCCATCAAGCACAG GTTGTTTTTATGATCTGGAACGCACTCAATGACCCGCTCTTTGGCTATATTCAAGACAACTCTAAAGCCCCATGCTGCTCCAGGCGCCAGGCTTCCATTTTCTACGGGGCACCATTGTATGCTCTGGCCTTTCTGCTCCCCTGGTTTCCATGGAAACAATATCAAGAAGGTGACTGGCTGAGTGGGCTTCACCTCGTCATTGCTCTGTGTGCTTTCGATGGAATGCTTACGTTTGTCTTGCTGGCGCAGTGTGCCCTCTTCGCAGAGACATCCACCAGGCATGACAGCAGGCTTCAGCTCATCAAGTACAACCAAGTGGCCACATTAGCCGGCTCCACCAGCATCCTTTTCTGTGGCTTGATATCCAATAACATGGAGAACTTCGCTCATTTTCAAATCTTTGTGATTCTCGTTGGTGCAACGGCAACTGCTTGCATGTGCTACACAGGAATCTATAGCACCACGCAGTATGAGCAAAGGGAAGGTTTTGTGGAAAGCAGTGAGACGGGAAGCGTTGAGAGAGTCTTCTCATGGTCCTCCATAATTTCGCTCACCAGGCAGATCCTGACCCAGAGAAATTTCTTACTCTTTGTGACCATGAACTTCTTTCAAGTCTTCCACTTGGCTTTCTGCAGCAATTTCATGATGATCTTTGCAGACAATCTCATCCCTAAGGATGTTCTTTCTTCTTCCGTCCGAAGCATCATGTATGGGGCAGGTTTCATTTGCCCTCAG TGCCTTGTGCTAATTAGCCAATCTCCATTGAAGAAATTTGGTTACTATAAGGTTGTCTTGTTTTCCTTCTATTTGGAAGCAGTAGCTGCAGTGCTCATGTTTCTTCTAGGCCCAGACCACTACTACCTGTTGGCTATTTATCTCACCACGAACAT GGTAATCGTTCAAGCTTCTTTCAGCCTCTTTAATTTGCCTTTGGCGGATATTGTTGATGCAGATTTGAAGAAACATAAACGGAG ATCACCACTTTCCTCCATGGTTTTTGGAACAAATGCCTTATTTACAAAGCCAGCCCAGTCTCTAGCTCCTATGCTCGTTGTTACTATGCTCAATCAATTTGGATATGCGAATCTGAATAGTAAACTTGCGCAGCCTGACCCAAA TTTGTTCCTGGGCCTCCATGATGCCATGTTCTACATGATCTGCCTCGTTCCTCTTTGCATTGCAGCCATACAGATTCTCACATGGACCCCCTTCTCCATCCAGAACAGTCATCTGACACCCATACACACTGAGATGTGA